In a genomic window of Kwoniella newhampshirensis strain CBS 13917 chromosome 8, whole genome shotgun sequence:
- a CDS encoding cystathionine beta-synthase, with translation MGGDTQSQQHHWQGVLSSALDAVGHTPLIRLDRIAKEEGLKCNMLGKCEFFSAGGSVKDRIAKRMVEHAEKKGLLIPGQSIVIEPTIDACMIGIGLALACALKGYQCIITLPAKMSLEKEVMLRALGAEIVRTPWDSAESHIGIARKLQKFIPDAVILDQYSNPNNPLAHYYGTYEEIIYSLKTSDLPKKDISLLVAGAGTGGTITGIARAIRDNEKPLVNGDAESHRRTTVLAVDPEGSILGGGEPGNYQVEGIGYDFFPEVLDPNPPVVDEWIKTVDEESFAMTKRLIRKEALFVGGSSGSALAGAIRYLHTSAGLSIANDPTANVVVILPDGVRNYMSKPWFLETAKSTTENGEAEDLRDVIKVVLGRDLGDVGGVVQQAEGEGKTLQDGEGVV, from the exons ATGGGTGGCGACACTCAATCACAACAACACCACTGGCAGGGCGTTCTATCTTCGGCTCTAGACGCGGTGGGTCACACACCGCTCATCCGTCTAGACAGAATAgccaaagaagaaggtctcAAGTGTAACATGT TGGGAAAGTGCGAATTCTTCTCAGCTGGTGGCTCTGTCAAAGACCGGATAGCAAAG CGCATGGTAGAACATgccgagaagaaaggtCTTCTGATACCGGGACAAAGCATAGTCATTGAGCCTACCA TCGATGCATGTATGATAGGCATAGGACTGGCCTTGGCTTGTGCTTTGAAAGGCTACCA ATGCATCATCACCCTTCCGGCAAAGATGAGCTTGGAGAAAGAAGTCATGCTACGGGCATTAGGTGCTGAAATTGTGAGAACACC CTGGGATAGTGCCGAGAGTCATATAG GTATCGCTCGAAAACTACAGAAGTTTATACCGGACGCTGTAATCTTAGATCAGTACTCGAACCCTAACAATCCCCTTGCCCATTACTATGGCACCTACGAGGAGATCATT TACTCCCTCAAGACGTCCGATCTACCGAAGAAAGATATAAGTTTGTTGGTAGCCGGTGCCGGTACAGGCGGCACCATCACTGGTATCGCTCGAGCCATTCGTGATAACGAGAAACCTCTCGTCAATGGAGATGCAGAATCACATAGGCGGACGACGGTCTTGGCTGTAGATCCGGAGGGATCTATCttgggtggaggagagccTGGCAACTACCAAGTGGAAGGGATAGGATAT GATTTCTTCCCTGAGGTACTCGATCCCAATCCGcctgttgttgatgagtgGATCAAGACTGTTGATGAGGAGTCATTCGCTATGACCAAGCGATTGAT ACGCAAAGAAGCCCTTTTTGTCGGAGGATCATCCGGATCAGCTCTCGCCGGCGCTATTCGGTACCTTCACACCTCAGCCGGATTGTCAATTGCAAATGACCCAACAGCCAACGTAGTCGTGATTCTTCCTGATGGTGTGAGGAATTATATGAGTAAGCCGTGGTTTCTGGAGACTGCGAAAAGTACGACTGAGAACGGGGAAGCGGAGGACTTGAGAGATGTCATAAAGGTTGTGTTGGGGAGAGATCTGGGGGATGTTGGTGGGGTCGTACAACAggctgaaggagaagggaagaccTTGCAAGACGGCGAGGGAGTGGTGTGA